Proteins co-encoded in one Nonlabens agnitus genomic window:
- the mscL gene encoding large conductance mechanosensitive channel protein MscL, giving the protein MGLLTEFKEFAVKGNMIDMAVGIIIGTAFNKVVTAIVEKVFLPPLSLLTDGVNFSNRKWVLREGIEATNDAGAMPTPGTEEIAIGYGELIQVSIDFLIIGFTVFVVIKLMNKLRNRAQDPKNPEVVTPKDIELLNDLKELMQEQNKILSQK; this is encoded by the coding sequence ATGGGCTTATTAACTGAATTTAAAGAGTTTGCGGTCAAGGGAAACATGATCGACATGGCCGTAGGTATCATCATTGGTACGGCATTTAACAAGGTGGTGACAGCCATTGTAGAAAAGGTTTTTTTACCGCCGTTATCACTTTTGACTGATGGTGTCAACTTCTCAAACCGTAAATGGGTACTGCGAGAAGGCATTGAAGCCACCAATGACGCAGGTGCCATGCCTACACCAGGAACCGAAGAGATTGCTATAGGCTACGGTGAGTTGATCCAGGTTTCCATTGACTTTTTAATCATTGGATTTACCGTTTTTGTCGTGATTAAACTCATGAACAAGCTGCGCAATAGGGCACAGGATCCTAAAAATCCAGAAGTGGTCACTCCTAAGGATATCGAACTGCTCAATGATTTAAAAGAGCTCATGCAAGAGCAAAACAAAATACTCTCTCAAAAATAA
- a CDS encoding DNA topoisomerase IV, translating into MRSFTIIFLAIIFTSCSNYTNTRDCDDFRTGTFVWEQESGGKLLKTTFERTEDLQIETFEGVVDTSRVEWINACEWRIIPINPKTNAESRAYLFKILNTTDDSYSFEFKQSGRDQIYYGTATKLSDE; encoded by the coding sequence ATGCGCAGCTTCACCATCATTTTTCTTGCTATCATTTTTACCTCTTGTTCTAATTATACTAATACGAGAGACTGTGATGATTTTAGAACTGGAACTTTTGTCTGGGAACAAGAGTCTGGTGGCAAATTATTGAAAACTACTTTTGAACGCACAGAGGATTTGCAAATCGAGACCTTTGAAGGTGTAGTGGATACTTCCAGAGTGGAATGGATCAACGCCTGCGAGTGGCGCATTATTCCCATCAACCCCAAAACTAATGCAGAGAGTCGCGCCTACCTTTTCAAGATCCTTAACACGACAGATGATAGTTATTCATTTGAATTCAAGCAGTCTGGTCGCGACCAGATCTACTACGGGACGGCCACTAAACTTAGTGACGAATAG
- a CDS encoding transcriptional regulator encodes MKRHELNASSFAEQIGVGRSSISHILSGRNKPSLDFVLSILKSFDDVDLYWLLNGKGTYPKSSATENSNASSESPPVNRKEVVPEKANIPEQPAEQKLTEQLTEVPQPTSRSFIKNGKNITKVIWFYEDGTFEEFVPNS; translated from the coding sequence ATGAAGCGGCATGAGCTTAATGCGTCCAGTTTTGCCGAGCAAATTGGTGTAGGACGCAGTTCCATATCGCATATTTTATCTGGACGTAACAAGCCTAGTCTAGACTTTGTTTTATCCATTCTCAAGAGTTTTGATGATGTGGATCTTTACTGGCTGTTGAATGGAAAAGGCACCTACCCTAAATCAAGTGCTACAGAAAATTCAAATGCATCAAGTGAATCACCACCGGTAAATAGGAAAGAAGTCGTTCCAGAGAAAGCTAACATTCCAGAACAACCTGCAGAGCAAAAATTAACGGAACAGCTTACCGAGGTTCCACAGCCAACATCTAGATCATTTATTAAAAACGGGAAAAATATAACAAAGGTAATTTGGTTCTATGAAGATGGAACCTTTGAAGAGTTCGTACCTAATTCTTGA
- a CDS encoding M14 family zinc carboxypeptidase, producing the protein MSSSIQKLPRYFTYELFEKVFMEVIEKLPQDFYSFSYLGSSVENRSIFGLRLGHGDLKVLAWSQMHGNESTTTRAIVELLENKEFFQLLDNISLYIIPVLNPDGADKWTRNNAKNIDINRDAQELSQPESLILKDAIDFFEPDLALNLHGQRTIYGLENSVLPCQLSFLTPSADPDKRVTPSRLQSMKLINHIITDLGDLPKAAVGRYDDAFNIYCWGDYCQSQGIPTILFEAGHAGEDYSRDHVLELIKESLMSVLKNAPMIKDIENENESILRAYQSIPAVQKNYVDILLRNAPSINGTRDIAIMYHEQVATGGLEFIPMIYAIDEVSILYGHRTIDLAKEEIFQNDLIIEDDMVVTSESLKISSFIK; encoded by the coding sequence ATGAGCTCATCCATTCAAAAGCTACCTCGGTACTTTACCTACGAACTTTTTGAAAAAGTTTTTATGGAAGTCATTGAAAAGTTGCCGCAGGATTTTTATTCCTTTTCCTATCTAGGATCTTCAGTTGAAAATCGATCTATTTTTGGATTACGTCTAGGTCATGGAGATCTTAAGGTTCTCGCGTGGTCACAAATGCATGGTAACGAATCAACGACCACAAGAGCCATTGTTGAGCTTTTGGAAAACAAGGAATTCTTTCAACTTTTGGATAATATATCATTATACATTATTCCCGTTTTAAATCCTGATGGCGCCGATAAATGGACACGTAATAATGCTAAGAACATTGATATAAATCGGGATGCCCAGGAATTGAGTCAGCCAGAAAGTTTGATTTTAAAAGATGCTATTGATTTTTTTGAACCTGATCTGGCCTTAAATCTTCATGGTCAAAGAACCATTTATGGTTTAGAAAATTCGGTCTTGCCCTGTCAATTGTCTTTTTTGACGCCATCTGCAGATCCAGATAAGCGCGTAACACCATCTCGTTTGCAGTCTATGAAACTCATCAATCACATAATTACCGACCTTGGAGATCTTCCTAAGGCAGCTGTAGGCCGATATGATGATGCCTTTAATATCTATTGTTGGGGTGATTACTGTCAGTCTCAAGGCATTCCCACTATTTTATTTGAGGCTGGACACGCTGGCGAAGACTATAGTCGCGACCATGTACTAGAACTGATTAAGGAATCGCTAATGAGCGTTTTGAAAAATGCACCCATGATCAAAGATATCGAGAATGAAAATGAGTCCATTTTACGAGCTTATCAATCCATTCCTGCCGTGCAGAAAAATTATGTAGATATATTGTTGCGCAATGCACCATCAATTAATGGAACCCGAGACATTGCGATCATGTACCATGAACAGGTTGCTACTGGTGGACTTGAGTTCATACCTATGATATATGCTATTGACGAGGTCTCTATCTTATATGGACATCGAACTATAGACCTAGCCAAAGAAGAAATTTTCCAAAATGATCTGATTATAGAAGACGATATGGTGGTTACCTCTGAATCGCTAAAAATCAGTTCTTTCATTAAATAA
- a CDS encoding Lrp/AsnC family transcriptional regulator gives MRAKIDEIDKQILDVLIENTRTPFTDIAKRLNISAGTVHVRVKKMEESGIIHGSSLTVDYQQLGYNFIAYIGVYLDRTSQTQFVLGRIAEIPYVTVAHITTGKFNIFCKIRAKDTTHAKKIIFLLDDIDGVSRTETMISLEESINDKKRLLHKVFQDL, from the coding sequence ATGAGGGCTAAAATAGACGAGATCGATAAGCAAATTCTTGATGTCTTAATTGAAAACACAAGAACACCTTTTACTGATATCGCAAAAAGATTAAATATTTCCGCTGGAACGGTTCACGTTCGGGTGAAAAAGATGGAAGAATCAGGCATCATTCATGGTTCCTCTTTAACGGTGGACTATCAACAACTGGGCTACAATTTCATCGCTTACATAGGAGTATATCTGGACCGTACCAGTCAAACACAATTTGTATTGGGGCGCATTGCAGAGATTCCTTATGTAACAGTGGCTCACATTACCACAGGTAAATTTAATATCTTCTGTAAGATAAGAGCAAAAGATACCACGCATGCCAAAAAAATCATTTTCCTATTAGACGACATCGACGGTGTGAGCCGTACAGAGACTATGATAAGTCTGGAAGAAAGCATCAATGATAAAAAACGATTGCTGCATAAAGTATTTCAGGATCTATAA
- a CDS encoding DinB family protein, translating to MVFRRDIRPSEYAAYYEPYINSISLSSDMLFMLKETLRETIKFIDNLEKPLDHRYAPDKWSIGELLVHSMDTERIFSYRALSFMRGDATNLPGFDQDLYVRGLRDFAFAKANLISSLEIVRASTIDLFENATPESLNNLGVGSGHSMSVRAIPFVICGHWKHHLKIIEDRY from the coding sequence ATGGTTTTCCGTAGAGATATTAGGCCGTCAGAATATGCGGCGTATTACGAACCTTACATAAATAGCATATCGCTCTCCAGTGATATGCTATTTATGCTTAAGGAAACGCTTCGGGAAACAATTAAGTTCATAGATAATCTAGAAAAGCCCTTAGACCATCGCTATGCGCCAGATAAGTGGAGCATAGGTGAACTGCTCGTCCACAGCATGGATACGGAACGTATTTTTAGTTACCGCGCCTTGTCATTCATGCGAGGTGATGCGACCAACCTTCCGGGATTTGATCAGGATTTATATGTGAGAGGTTTAAGGGATTTCGCTTTCGCGAAAGCGAACCTTATATCATCCCTAGAAATTGTACGAGCTTCTACCATTGATTTGTTTGAGAATGCAACGCCTGAATCACTTAATAATCTAGGTGTTGGTAGCGGCCATTCTATGTCAGTTAGAGCAATTCCGTTTGTGATATGTGGACACTGGAAGCATCACTTAAAAATCATCGAGGACAGATATTAA
- a CDS encoding type 1 glutamine amidotransferase domain-containing protein — translation MNKNVAILATNGFEESELTSPKKAFEDAGATVHIVSPEKGEIKAWADGNWSKSYKVDKQLNEVSASDYDALMLPGGVINPDSLRTNEDALSFIKDFFKQKKPVSAICHGPWSLINAEVVEGRKMTSYHTIRKDLENAGANWVDQEVVTDQGFVTSRNPDDLPAFNKKIVEELREGKHERQHA, via the coding sequence ATGAATAAGAATGTAGCCATACTAGCCACGAACGGATTTGAAGAAAGCGAACTTACCAGTCCTAAAAAAGCTTTTGAAGATGCAGGAGCCACTGTACATATAGTATCACCTGAAAAAGGTGAAATTAAAGCTTGGGCAGATGGTAATTGGTCCAAATCCTATAAGGTAGATAAACAATTAAATGAAGTCAGTGCCAGTGATTATGATGCGCTGATGTTGCCTGGAGGCGTAATCAATCCAGACAGTTTGAGAACCAACGAAGATGCCCTTTCTTTTATTAAAGACTTTTTCAAACAGAAGAAGCCAGTAAGTGCTATTTGTCACGGGCCGTGGTCCTTAATTAATGCAGAAGTCGTGGAAGGCAGAAAAATGACGTCCTACCACACTATACGTAAAGATTTAGAAAACGCAGGAGCTAACTGGGTAGACCAAGAAGTTGTAACCGATCAAGGATTTGTGACTAGTAGAAATCCCGACGATCTTCCAGCGTTCAACAAAAAAATTGTTGAAGAGTTGAGAGAAGGAAAACACGAGAGACAACACGCATAA
- the dnaN gene encoding DNA polymerase III subunit beta, whose protein sequence is MKFIVSSSYLQKHLQLLGGVINNNNTLPILDNFLLELVGNELKVSASDMETTIISRLNVESQDDGQIAIPARLLLDTLKTFPEQPLTFHSEGTMMTVSHDKGKSEIACAPAEEFPKAVQLQDPSSTSVMGDTLATAINKTIFAAGNDDLRPVMSGVFFQFASDSLTFVATDAHKLVRYRREDVTASQTAEFIMPKKPLNLLKSILQGSEADVLIEYNESNAQFTFENTTIICRLIDGKYPNYEAVIPKENPNKLTISRTQFLNSVRRVSIFSNKTTHQIRLKMAGAELNISAEDLDYSNKADERLTCDYQGDDMQIGFNSRFLIEMLNNLNCDDVSLEMSLPNRAGILTPVDGLDEGENVTMLVMPVMLNQ, encoded by the coding sequence ATGAAGTTTATAGTATCAAGTTCCTACTTGCAAAAGCACTTACAATTACTAGGTGGTGTGATAAATAATAATAACACATTGCCTATTCTTGACAATTTTCTTTTGGAATTGGTCGGTAATGAATTGAAGGTTTCTGCATCTGATATGGAGACTACAATTATTAGTAGACTAAATGTTGAAAGTCAAGATGATGGTCAGATTGCTATTCCAGCAAGATTATTATTGGATACCTTAAAAACCTTTCCTGAGCAGCCACTTACGTTTCATTCTGAAGGAACAATGATGACCGTAAGTCATGACAAAGGAAAATCTGAAATAGCTTGTGCTCCAGCTGAAGAATTCCCAAAAGCCGTTCAACTACAAGATCCTAGTAGTACTTCTGTGATGGGTGATACCCTAGCGACAGCCATCAACAAGACGATTTTTGCAGCAGGAAATGATGATTTGAGACCTGTGATGAGTGGAGTATTCTTCCAATTTGCTAGTGACTCCCTAACCTTTGTAGCTACTGATGCTCATAAATTGGTTCGTTACAGAAGAGAAGATGTTACTGCAAGTCAGACGGCAGAATTTATCATGCCTAAAAAGCCACTCAACTTATTGAAGTCAATTCTACAAGGTAGCGAGGCTGATGTACTCATTGAATACAATGAAAGTAATGCTCAATTTACTTTTGAGAACACAACCATCATCTGTAGATTGATTGATGGAAAGTATCCTAATTATGAGGCAGTAATCCCTAAGGAAAACCCTAACAAACTTACCATTTCAAGAACGCAGTTCTTGAATAGTGTGCGACGTGTGAGTATTTTCTCCAATAAAACCACGCACCAGATAAGGCTTAAAATGGCAGGTGCAGAATTAAATATTTCTGCTGAAGATCTAGATTATAGCAATAAAGCAGACGAGCGCCTCACTTGCGATTATCAGGGTGATGATATGCAAATAGGCTTTAACAGTCGTTTCTTGATTGAAATGCTCAATAACCTTAATTGTGATGATGTATCGCTTGAAATGTCATTACCTAATCGCGCTGGTATTCTAACCCCAGTAGATGGACTTGATGAAGGTGAAAATGTAACGATGCTGGTAATGCCCGTGATGCTTAATCAATAA
- a CDS encoding S8 family serine peptidase, which translates to MKNKITLLSIFLLIFIYCEAQTSQQRQQMVKSVDPIDEQELKQFILKRSKFNSKNVSDYLTANPSKAIAKTSDGEFKWLERIDGYGNPIYLKPYNYIGGISIGVDHLHSGGSLGLNIEGQGITAVIWDGGYTRESHIEILSRVNYGEEGQNLSDHGTHVGGTIISAGSSDLILRGMAPKGNLKSYRFDNDVNEMLLEAQAGSLLSNHSYGVEVTSETPVSYFGRYTESAVAFDFIAHVYPYFLPIVSAGNDRGQGFNRFDVGYDILTDRAVAKNVLTVGAVDNVFRYRDPSSVVMSTFSSFGPTDDGRIKPDIVAKGVGVLSLGSDSDTATSVKSGTSMSAPMVTGGLMLLQQLYNEEKGFYMKSATARGIALMTTKEAGRDPGPDYRFGWGLFDVEAAANMILNLDSSSIMIENDLQNNEIYEQRFVSENDERISFALSWTDAPGNEIAFDAEEDLETPNIINDLDLKVVDDQGVEYFPYKLDPSKPESAATTGVNNVDNIEIIHIDAPAGNYRVEITHKGELSETQAYSLLVNGATPQTASSSSEEISGLSIFPNPANEFVNITFDATTVSSKVNVQFYNTLGQMVRNESFNNNGRFNQQVNISDLGSGVYFVQISDGNLKSTRKLIIK; encoded by the coding sequence ATGAAAAATAAAATTACACTGTTAAGTATTTTCCTTTTAATCTTTATTTATTGCGAAGCTCAAACAAGTCAGCAACGTCAGCAAATGGTGAAAAGCGTAGATCCAATTGATGAACAAGAACTGAAACAGTTTATATTGAAGAGGTCTAAATTCAATAGTAAAAACGTTTCAGACTATTTGACTGCTAATCCTTCTAAAGCAATTGCAAAAACGTCTGACGGTGAGTTTAAATGGCTGGAACGAATTGATGGTTATGGAAATCCAATATACCTTAAACCTTACAATTATATAGGAGGTATTAGTATCGGAGTAGACCACCTTCATTCTGGAGGTAGTTTGGGGTTAAATATTGAGGGACAAGGTATAACTGCGGTAATTTGGGATGGTGGTTACACTCGTGAATCGCATATAGAAATTTTATCAAGAGTTAATTACGGCGAAGAAGGACAAAATTTGAGTGATCACGGTACTCACGTTGGTGGTACCATTATAAGTGCGGGTTCTAGTGATTTGATATTAAGAGGAATGGCGCCTAAAGGAAATCTAAAATCTTACCGTTTCGATAATGATGTAAATGAAATGCTACTCGAAGCACAAGCTGGAAGTCTTCTCTCTAACCATAGCTATGGTGTAGAAGTAACTTCAGAAACTCCAGTATCTTATTTTGGACGTTACACTGAATCTGCGGTAGCATTCGATTTTATAGCGCATGTTTACCCTTATTTTCTTCCAATAGTTAGCGCGGGAAACGATAGAGGTCAAGGTTTTAACAGATTCGATGTTGGGTATGATATTCTAACAGACAGAGCGGTAGCGAAAAATGTCTTAACGGTTGGAGCGGTTGATAATGTTTTCAGATACAGGGATCCTTCTAGTGTGGTCATGTCTACCTTTAGTTCATTTGGTCCGACTGACGACGGTAGAATTAAGCCTGATATTGTCGCAAAAGGTGTTGGAGTTCTTAGTTTAGGTAGTGACTCAGACACTGCCACAAGTGTTAAAAGTGGAACATCGATGTCTGCTCCCATGGTAACAGGTGGCCTTATGCTTTTGCAACAACTCTACAATGAAGAGAAAGGTTTTTATATGAAATCAGCCACTGCAAGAGGTATAGCATTGATGACTACAAAAGAAGCAGGTAGAGATCCTGGACCTGATTACAGATTCGGATGGGGATTGTTCGACGTAGAAGCAGCAGCTAATATGATACTAAATCTCGATAGTAGTAGTATAATGATAGAGAATGATCTTCAAAACAACGAAATTTATGAACAGAGATTTGTTTCTGAAAACGATGAACGTATTAGTTTTGCTTTATCTTGGACAGATGCACCTGGAAACGAAATAGCGTTTGATGCAGAAGAAGATTTAGAAACCCCCAATATAATCAACGACCTAGACTTAAAAGTAGTAGACGATCAAGGTGTAGAATACTTTCCATATAAATTAGATCCTTCTAAACCAGAAAGTGCAGCCACAACAGGTGTCAACAATGTTGACAACATAGAAATCATCCACATTGATGCGCCAGCAGGAAATTATAGGGTCGAAATCACTCACAAAGGGGAGCTGTCAGAAACGCAAGCTTATTCTCTTCTAGTAAACGGCGCAACACCACAAACAGCCTCTTCCAGTTCTGAAGAAATTTCTGGGCTTAGTATTTTCCCTAATCCTGCAAACGAATTTGTTAATATAACTTTTGATGCTACTACTGTTTCCAGTAAAGTCAATGTGCAATTTTATAACACTCTCGGGCAAATGGTTCGTAATGAATCCTTCAATAACAATGGCAGATTTAACCAGCAAGTCAATATTTCAGATTTGGGATCTGGAGTATATTTTGTACAGATAAGCGATGGTAATCTTAAATCCACACGCAAATTGATCATTAAATAA
- a CDS encoding glyoxalase has protein sequence MENRDEYLVALRPGIPNAKVNDTMSADEQFQNRTLRPVAKLQHDLLVEVFRNYIKKHKNVFYGLTAVKRVDYIENAVNRDQKFRNSLKGIIIGMFTIKEYLFYISNSSALNKRMMNIVRERLISSIQVFERPTIDL, from the coding sequence ATGGAAAACAGAGATGAGTATCTCGTGGCGCTGCGACCTGGAATTCCGAACGCCAAGGTCAATGATACGATGAGCGCAGATGAACAGTTCCAGAATCGCACACTGCGTCCAGTGGCAAAACTGCAGCATGATTTGCTGGTAGAGGTTTTTCGCAACTATATCAAGAAACACAAGAATGTTTTTTATGGCTTGACGGCTGTAAAAAGGGTGGACTATATTGAGAATGCCGTGAACCGTGATCAAAAATTTAGGAATAGTCTCAAGGGAATTATCATAGGAATGTTCACCATCAAAGAATATTTATTTTACATCTCCAATTCCAGTGCACTTAACAAACGTATGATGAATATCGTGCGAGAACGCCTTATAAGTAGCATTCAGGTTTTTGAGCGTCCTACCATCGACTTATAG
- a CDS encoding NAD-dependent succinate-semialdehyde dehydrogenase codes for MITTINPYNGSELKTYQEDTESQIEDKLKMADAAFKEWRKTDMDFRAKLIKRVGELLRQNAQNYARQMAMEMGKPISQGKAEAEKCAWLCDYYADHAPGFLKPEKFETDYHKSYVTYEPIGVVLAVMPWNYPFWQVMRFIVPALMAGNVGVLKHSSSVMGCALMLEELFREAGFPDGCLKNLTVSSDPIESVIKNPIVKAVTLTGSKPAGSAVASTAGSEIKKTVLELGGSNALVVFEDVDIDNAVETCVDARYQNTGQSCIAGKRLLLHKEIATVFLQKLTNKVKELKSGDPLKEDTYIGVMARPDLAEELEETMHKSINMGAHLHLGGKRDGAYFEPTILTHVTRDMPAFKEETFGPLLAVTTFESDQEAIDIVNESEFGLGVSLFSEDTDRMERLSVHFDDGAVFINEKVSSHPNLPFGGTGISGYGRELSRFGIREFVNIKTVVVNLYE; via the coding sequence ATGATCACGACCATCAATCCATATAACGGCAGCGAACTTAAAACCTACCAAGAAGATACGGAAAGCCAAATTGAAGACAAACTTAAAATGGCTGATGCAGCCTTTAAGGAATGGCGCAAAACCGATATGGATTTTAGAGCAAAACTCATCAAAAGAGTAGGTGAGTTGCTGCGCCAAAACGCCCAAAACTATGCCCGGCAAATGGCCATGGAAATGGGAAAACCTATAAGTCAAGGTAAAGCCGAAGCTGAAAAATGTGCCTGGCTATGTGATTATTATGCAGACCATGCTCCAGGTTTTTTAAAACCAGAAAAATTTGAAACTGATTATCATAAATCCTATGTGACTTATGAGCCTATAGGTGTGGTGCTGGCCGTAATGCCATGGAACTATCCATTCTGGCAAGTCATGCGATTTATCGTGCCTGCTTTAATGGCAGGAAATGTAGGTGTTCTCAAACATTCCAGTAGCGTGATGGGTTGCGCTCTTATGCTGGAAGAACTGTTTAGAGAAGCTGGATTTCCAGATGGGTGTTTAAAAAACCTTACCGTGAGTAGTGACCCTATAGAATCGGTGATTAAAAATCCTATTGTAAAAGCGGTCACTCTTACCGGTTCTAAACCAGCAGGAAGTGCCGTGGCATCTACCGCAGGTAGCGAGATTAAAAAGACTGTTTTGGAATTGGGCGGTAGTAATGCCCTAGTGGTTTTTGAAGATGTTGATATTGATAATGCCGTAGAAACTTGTGTGGATGCAAGATACCAGAATACTGGCCAAAGTTGTATCGCGGGTAAACGATTGTTACTGCACAAGGAAATAGCAACCGTTTTCTTGCAAAAGCTAACCAATAAGGTGAAGGAACTGAAATCTGGAGATCCTTTAAAAGAAGATACTTATATAGGCGTGATGGCACGACCAGACCTTGCGGAAGAGCTGGAAGAAACCATGCACAAATCCATTAATATGGGCGCACACCTACATCTAGGTGGGAAAAGAGATGGCGCCTATTTTGAGCCTACTATTTTGACGCATGTAACCAGAGACATGCCAGCTTTTAAGGAAGAAACCTTCGGTCCATTGTTAGCAGTGACCACTTTTGAAAGTGATCAAGAAGCGATTGATATAGTAAATGAGTCAGAATTTGGTTTAGGTGTAAGCCTTTTCTCTGAAGATACCGACCGTATGGAGCGGTTGTCTGTTCATTTTGATGATGGCGCCGTATTTATCAATGAGAAAGTGAGCAGTCATCCTAACTTACCTTTTGGTGGTACAGGAATTTCTGGTTACGGACGTGAATTGTCTAGATTTGGTATTCGTGAATTTGTGAATATCAAGACCGTAGTGGTGAATTTGTATGAGTAG
- a CDS encoding NUDIX domain-containing protein — translation MDYRIEDEKIVYKGFLKVLEAQVTHDTFNQDHQKQATRECLERGDSVAILIYERDTDSFLFTRQFRYPSARRDAPWMLELVAGSIDTGETDIASAKRETREEIGYEVEHLERIHTYFPSPGGCSEQIHLFYTEVNQSQQTESGGGKPSEKENIQTVRIKKSEAKKMLLEGAFNNSITIIGLQWYFLRDAFNK, via the coding sequence ATGGATTATCGAATTGAAGATGAAAAAATAGTATATAAAGGTTTTTTAAAAGTGCTGGAAGCTCAAGTAACTCACGACACTTTTAATCAGGACCATCAAAAACAAGCCACTCGAGAATGTCTGGAACGTGGTGATAGTGTTGCCATATTGATCTATGAAAGAGACACGGACAGTTTTTTGTTTACCAGGCAATTTAGGTATCCATCGGCCAGACGCGACGCACCGTGGATGCTGGAACTAGTTGCCGGTTCTATTGATACAGGTGAGACTGATATCGCTTCCGCGAAAAGAGAAACTCGAGAAGAAATAGGATACGAAGTCGAGCATTTAGAAAGAATACATACCTACTTCCCATCACCTGGTGGATGCTCTGAACAAATCCACCTATTTTATACCGAAGTCAACCAAAGCCAGCAAACAGAGTCTGGTGGCGGCAAGCCAAGCGAAAAAGAAAACATTCAAACCGTACGTATCAAAAAATCCGAGGCAAAAAAAATGCTCCTAGAAGGAGCATTTAATAATAGTATTACCATTATTGGGTTGCAGTGGTATTTTTTGAGAGATGCCTTTAACAAATAA